The Leucobacter chromiiresistens nucleotide sequence GCGGCTCCCCGGCCTCGTTCGTCACCGTGCGGTGCCAGCTGCCGTCGGGCAGCATGCGCCACGAGGAGACGTCGTCGCTGAACGCGTAGTCGAAGAACCGCGAGATGCGCTCGAGATGCTCCCGCTCGTCGAGGCGCACGAGCACCTCGATGCGGCGGTCGAGATTGCGGTGCATGAGGTCTGCGCTGCCGATGAACACCTCGCGCTCGCCGCCGTTCTCGAACGAGTAGATGCGCGAGTGCTCGAGGTAGCGGCCGAGCACGGAGCGCACGCGGATGGTGTCGGAGAGCCCCGGAACCTCCGCGCGGATCGAGCAGATGCCGCGCATCCACACGTCGATCGGCACGCCGGCCTGGCTCGCGCGGTACAGGGCGTCGATGATGGCCTCGTCGACCATCGAGTTGCCCTTGAGGCGGATGCCGCTCGGGCGGCCGGCGCGCGCGTGCTCCGCCTCCCGCTCGATGCGTTCGAGCAGCCCGCTGCGCAGCTGCAGAGGGGCGACGAGGAGCCGGTCGTAATCGGTCTCGATGGCGTACCCGGAGAGCACGTTGAAGAGCTTCGTCACATCGCGGCCGACCTCGGGCGAGGAGGTGAAGAGGCCGAAGTCCTCGTAGATGCGACTGGTCTTCGGGTTGTAGTTGCCGGTGCCGATGTGGCAGTAGTGCGCGAGTCGGCCGCCCTCTTCGCGGATCACGTGCACGAGCTTGCAGTGCGTCTTGAGCCCGACGAGCCCGTAGACGACGTGCACGCCGGCCTGCTCGAGCTTGCGGGCCCACGTGATGTTCGCCTCCTCGTCGAAGCGCGCCTTGACCTCGACGAGCGCGAGCACCTGCTTGCCCGCTTCGGCCGCCTTGATGAGGGAAGCGACGATGGGGCTGTCGCCCGAGGTGCGGTAGAGGGTCTGCTTGATCGCGAGCACGTCGGGGTCGGTGGCCGCCTGCTCGACGAACGCCTGCACGCTGGTCGCGAACGACTCGTAGGGGTGGTGCACGAGCACCTCGCGGCGGGCGATCGCCGAGAACGTGTCGAGCTTGTCGCTCGGCGTGTTCACGCGGAACTGCGGGTGCGTCACCGGGATGTGCGGCTTGAACTTCAGGTCGGGCCGGGCCACGCGGGTCAGCGCGAACAGCCCGCTGAGGTCGAGCGGCGCCGGGAGCGTGTAGACCTGCTGCTCGTCGATGTCGAACTCGCGCACGAGCAGGTCGAGCGTCGCCTCGTCCATGTCGTCGGAGATCTCGAGGCGGATGGGCGGGCCGAAGCGGCGCCGCAGCAGCTCCTTCTCGAGCGCCTGGATCAGGTTCTCGGTCTCGTCCTCCTCGATCTCGACGTCCTCGTTGCGCGTGACGCGGAAGACGTGGTGGTCGATGACCTCCATGCCGGGGAACAGGCCGTCGAGCTGATTCGCGATGAGCTCCTCGAGCGGGATGAACCGCACGTCGTCGACGCTCTCGCGGCCGTCGACGCGCACGTAGCGCGGGATCATCTGCGGCACCTTGAGTCGGGCGAACTCGATCTTGTCGGTGTTCGGGTTGCGCACCCGGATCGACAGGTTCAGCGCGCGCCCCGAGATGTAGGGGAACGGGTGCGCCGGGTCCACGGCGAGCGGCATGAGCACGGGGTAGATGCGCTGCTCGTAGTAGTCGGTGAGGATCTCGCGATCCGCGTCGTCGAGCTGCTCCCACTCGACGATCTTGATGCCGGCCTCTGCGAGCGCGGGCTGCACCTGGCCGCGGAAGCACTCGGCGTGGCGCAGCTGCAGCTCGTACGCCCTGCGGTTGATGTTGGCGAGCACGTCGGTCGGTGCGCGCCCCACGTTGGTCGGCACGGCGAGGCCGGTGACGATGCGGCGGCGCAGCCCGGCGACGCGCACCATGAAGAACTCATCGAGGTTCGCGGCGAAGATCGCGAGGAAGTTCGCGCGCTCGAGCACGGGCGTCGACGCGTCCTCCGCGAGCTCGAGCACCCGCTGGTTGAAGTCGAGCCAGCTCAGCTCTCGGTCGATGTACCGATCTGCGGGAAGCCCGGACAGCACATCGGTGTGGTCGCGCGGTTCATCGTTCATGGGTCCATTGTGGCACCGGGCACCGACTCCGGGGCCCTTCTCCATTGGCGGCTGCGTGAATCGATGGTGAACCCCGCGCGCTCGTACATGCGCACCGCGCGCTCGTTCTCCCCGTCGACGTAGAGCGTGACACGGCTGGGCCGGTGCTGCGCCATGCGGATCAGGGTGGCGTCGAGCAGCAGCGCGCCGAGCCCCCGCCCCGCGTATTCGGGGCGCATGCCGACCGCGTAGAGCTCGGTCTCGACCTCGGGCCCGCGCAGCGTCTTCACCCAGGTCGATCCCGCCGCCTCGCCGGTCTCGTCGATGAGCAGCAGCAGATCGTCGGGGTCGAACCACTCCTCGGCGCGCATGAGGGCGAAGTCGGCCTCGGTGACGCGCCCCTGCTCGGGGTGGGCGGCGAACGCCGCCGCATTCGCCCGCACCCAGCGCGCCGCGTCGTCGGGCCGCTCGGGGTCGAAGGCGCGCAGCTCGAAGCCCGCGGGAACGTCGAGCGCGTGCAGCTGCGCGTCGCGCGGCGGCAGCCGTGCCGGATCGAGCGCCATCCGGTGGAGCGACCGCACGGGGGCGAAGCCCGCTCGCGCGAGCAGCGCCTCGGCCGCCGGGTTCTCGCCGTGCGCCCAGGCGAGCGCCGAACCGTCGGTGCGCGCGAGCAGCTCGGCGAGCGCGGCGGAGCCGTACCCCCGCCCGCGGGCGTCCGGGCGCACGACGAGGTCGATCTCGCCCTGGCCGGCGATGCCGACCGCCACCGCGGCGTCGTCGGCCCCGGTGCGGAACAGGAGGAGAGCGCGCTCGCCCTGCACGGCGGCCAGCATCGCCTGATCGGAGACGGGGGGTCTGCCGTCGTGCTCCTCGGCCGCCGCGATCACGCGACGGGCGAGCTCGAAGTCGGACGGGCGGGCTGCGGCGTGCGACTCGAGATGCGTCATTCCGGCTCTTCCTCCTCGATGCGAGCCCGCGCGAAGCCGTACCCGACCCCGCGGACCGTGCTGATCAGGCCCTCGTGTTCGCCCAGCTTCGCACGCAGACGCCGCACGTGCACGTCGACCGTGCGCGTGCCGCCGAAGTAGTCGGTGCCCCACACCTCGCTGAGCAGCTGCTCGCGGGTGAAGACGCGGCCGGGGTTGCCGGCGAGGAAGTGGAGCAGCTCGAACTCCTTGTAGGTGAGGTCGAGCGGGCGGCCGAAGAGGCGGGCGGTGAAGTTCGACTCGTCGATGATCACGCCGGCCGCCTGCACGGCCGCGGGCTGCGGCGCGGCCTGCGGGCGTTCGAGCAGCCGGAGTCGCAGTTCGATCTCGACGGGGCTCGCGGTCGGCAGGAGCAGCTCCTGCACGCCCCAGTCGGGGGTCAGCGCCGTGAGCGCGACCTCGGGCAGGATGACGACGCGCGGGGTCTCGCTGCCGTCCACCATGCTGAGGCATGCGGCCCGCGCGCGTCGCGCATCGAGGGTGCCGTCGATGAGCACGGCGTCGAAGCGATCGGCCATGGTCTCGGGCACGCGGAGCGAGAGGGGCGAGGTGCGCACGTCGTGCGGCAGCAGATCGAGCCCGGGAAGCGAATCGGCAGGATCCCGGTCTGAGAGGCAGAGCAGCTGCATCGTCGTCACTCCCTCGTCTCGTGGCCTGCACCAAATAGTACTGCGCGGCCTGTTTCGCCCCCGTTTCGCGCGTGTTTCACGGCGGTCGCAGCGCGCGGCGCGTGTGGAAGAATGGCCTGATGACCGAGACGACCCCTGAAGCCGCGGAGACGCCGGAGGCGCACTCCTGGCATGTGCCGCGCCTGATCGCGGCGTGGGCGGCGGCGGCCGTCATGGGCGTGCTCG carries:
- a CDS encoding RNA degradosome polyphosphate kinase, translated to MNDEPRDHTDVLSGLPADRYIDRELSWLDFNQRVLELAEDASTPVLERANFLAIFAANLDEFFMVRVAGLRRRIVTGLAVPTNVGRAPTDVLANINRRAYELQLRHAECFRGQVQPALAEAGIKIVEWEQLDDADREILTDYYEQRIYPVLMPLAVDPAHPFPYISGRALNLSIRVRNPNTDKIEFARLKVPQMIPRYVRVDGRESVDDVRFIPLEELIANQLDGLFPGMEVIDHHVFRVTRNEDVEIEEDETENLIQALEKELLRRRFGPPIRLEISDDMDEATLDLLVREFDIDEQQVYTLPAPLDLSGLFALTRVARPDLKFKPHIPVTHPQFRVNTPSDKLDTFSAIARREVLVHHPYESFATSVQAFVEQAATDPDVLAIKQTLYRTSGDSPIVASLIKAAEAGKQVLALVEVKARFDEEANITWARKLEQAGVHVVYGLVGLKTHCKLVHVIREEGGRLAHYCHIGTGNYNPKTSRIYEDFGLFTSSPEVGRDVTKLFNVLSGYAIETDYDRLLVAPLQLRSGLLERIEREAEHARAGRPSGIRLKGNSMVDEAIIDALYRASQAGVPIDVWMRGICSIRAEVPGLSDTIRVRSVLGRYLEHSRIYSFENGGEREVFIGSADLMHRNLDRRIEVLVRLDEREHLERISRFFDYAFSDDVSSWRMLPDGSWHRTVTNEAGEPLPDLQDLVMQDRTEARRARRAR
- the mshD gene encoding mycothiol synthase yields the protein MTHLESHAAARPSDFELARRVIAAAEEHDGRPPVSDQAMLAAVQGERALLLFRTGADDAAVAVGIAGQGEIDLVVRPDARGRGYGSAALAELLARTDGSALAWAHGENPAAEALLARAGFAPVRSLHRMALDPARLPPRDAQLHALDVPAGFELRAFDPERPDDAARWVRANAAAFAAHPEQGRVTEADFALMRAEEWFDPDDLLLLIDETGEAAGSTWVKTLRGPEVETELYAVGMRPEYAGRGLGALLLDATLIRMAQHRPSRVTLYVDGENERAVRMYERAGFTIDSRSRQWRRAPESVPGATMDP
- a CDS encoding winged helix-turn-helix transcriptional regulator; this encodes MQLLCLSDRDPADSLPGLDLLPHDVRTSPLSLRVPETMADRFDAVLIDGTLDARRARAACLSMVDGSETPRVVILPEVALTALTPDWGVQELLLPTASPVEIELRLRLLERPQAAPQPAAVQAAGVIIDESNFTARLFGRPLDLTYKEFELLHFLAGNPGRVFTREQLLSEVWGTDYFGGTRTVDVHVRRLRAKLGEHEGLISTVRGVGYGFARARIEEEEPE